From Paralcaligenes sp. KSB-10:
CGAACGCTTCATGGCGGCGCCATCGAACCAGCCGCAACGGCGAGGCCGCCCGGTAACCGATCCGAACTCTTTGCCGACCGTCGCCAGGTGCGCGCCGGTTTCATCGAGAAGTTCGCTGGGGAAAGGACCCGACCCGACGCGCGTGGTGTAGGCCTTGGCAATTCCCAGCACATAGTGGAGGGATTGTGGCCCGACGCCGGCTCCGGCGGCGGCGGCACCCGACACGCAGTTGCTGCTGGTCACGAACGGATAGGTGCCGTGATCGATATCGAGCAGGGAGCCCTGCGCTCCTTCGAACAGGAGGTTGTGGCCGGACCGCTGGGCTATATGCAGGTTGCCGGATACGTCGGCGACCATGGGCTGGATGGCGGGAGCCAGGGACATGGCCTGTTCACGCACCTCGTCGGCGGAAACCGCCTTGGCCCCCAGGTACTGGGTCAGCACAAAGTTGTGATAGTCGAGCGCCTCGGCCAGCTTGTCGTCGAACACGGCCGGGTCGTACAGGTCTTGTACCCGCAAAGCGCGGCGCGCGACCTTGTCTTCGTAGGCAGGCCCGATGCCGCGGCCCGTGGTACCGATCTTGCCCGCCCCTTTGTGCACTTCGCGCGCCTGGTCGACGGCAATGTGATAAGGCAAAATCAGTGGGCAAGCCGGAGATATCTGCAGACGCGAACGGACATCGAGACCGGCCTCTTCGAGCTCGGCGATTTCCTTCAACAAGGCTTCGGGCGAAAGAACCACGCCGTTGCCGATATAGCAGGTCAGATTGGGGTGCATGATTCCCGATGGAATCAGGCGCAATATGGTTTTCTTGCCATTGATCCACAGCGTATGGCCGGCATTATGTCCGCCCTGGAAACGCACGACCCCTTGAGCCGACTCGGCAAGCCAGTCAACGATTTTCCCCTTCCCTTCGTCACCCCACTGAGTGCCGATCACCACAATATTCTTGCTCATGTTACGTATCAAAAAAGTTTTAGCCGTATGTATAGACTAAAAAGGGTTTAAACCACACGATAAAGCCGACAGCCCGGCATGCTAAATCGCTCTTACCTTCCATGCCCCGTTTTCGAGAACCAGTTCCCGATCAACGATGAATTCATCCAGCCGCTGCGACTGCCCAGGCAAGGCCTGGACCACGATCTCGCCCGCCTCGCGCAAGGCGCGCAGGGCATCGACCAGCAAAGGATCGGTGCCCCAGGGGGCCCGGACCGCCTTGGCCACGGCAGGCGCCTCGAGCCCGGACGACAGCTTGCGCAAATCGAGGCTGAACCCCGTTGCCGGCCGGGCCCGGCCGAAGGCCCTGCCTATGCCGTCGTAGCGACCGCCCTTGACCAGGGCATCGTGCCAGCCTTCGGCATAAATTGAAAACACAACGCCGGAGTGGTAGCCATATCCGCTGCCCAGATCGGCCAGATCGATGCCGAATTCGTACTTGGGCATGGCATGCACAAGGGTTTCGAGGTTGGCCAATGCCGCATGCACGGCGGGCAGTCCGGGCAAGGCGCTTTTGGCCCGCGCAAGCACTTCGACCCCGCCATACAAAGACGGAAGCACCAATAATGCCTGCAAGCTGGCGTCTTGCATATCGGGCAAACGCTTACTTAGCTCGACCAGGCCGGGTACGTCCTTGATGCTGAGCAGCGCGAAGATCTCGTCGGCCGAGCCGGCCAGGGCCGGATCCGCATCGATAATGGCATGCGCCACCCCCGGATGGCTCAGGTCCAGCCTGGCGTTGTCGACACCGGCGCGCCTTACGCTTTCGAAGGCAAGCTGGATGATTTCAATGTCGGCTTCGACGCCGGCATGGCCGAATAATTCGGCGCCAATTTGCAATAACTCGCGATCGGACAGCAGCCCCGCCGGCCGGGCATGCAGCACTGAACCGCAATAGCAAAGCCTGGTAACCCCCTCGCGATTCAGTAAATGGGCGTCAATACGCGACACCTGCGGTGTCATGTCGGCGCGCACTCCCAGAGTGCGGCCGGAGAGCTGGTCAACCAGCTTGCAGGTACGCAAATTGAGATCGCCGCCGGTCCCCGTAAGCAAGGAGTCTATGTATTCCACCAGAGGCGGAGCCACAAGCTCGAACCCGTACGTGCGGTACAAATCCAGCAAATCGCGTCGCAGTTCTTCTATGCGGCGAGCCTCGGCGGGAAGAATATCGGCCAGGCTTTCTGGCAACAACCAATTGGACATATGTCGTTCTGAAAAAGGCCTTCGAAAATAGCGTCATTTCCGCATCGATCGCGCACATCGGGCACGCACCGTGCCCGATGTGCGGCAGGCGAAGCGGTATGTGGATCCAGAAATGAAATGTGACAGACAAACAAAAAGCGACTGGAGGCGTAAGCCCGCCGAGTCGCTTGCGGAATAATCTGTCAACTTACATGGCATTGTACCCTGTTGTGGCGTACCGCCCAAATGGCGAATCCGCTTTTGTGGCGGATTCGCCATTTGCAGGAATCAAGGCGTGGCGGGCTTGACTCCGGAGGCCGAATTCCAGTATTTGAAAAAATCGGACTTGGGGCTCAGCACAAGCATGTCGCCAGGCTTCGAGAACGCCGCACGATATGCCTCGAGGCTTTTGTAGAAGCTGAAAAACTTGGGATTCTTGCCATAGGCCTCGGAATAAATCGAGTTGGCCTTGGCATCGCCCTCGCCTTTGATCCCCTGCGCCTGGGCATAGGCCTTGGCCAGAATCTCTTCACGCTCCCTGTCGGCCTGGGCACGGATTTTTTCACTATCCGCCGCCCCGGTTGCACGCAATCGATTGGCCTCTTGTTTGCGTTCCGCTTCCATGCGCCGGTAAACCGATTCGGAAATTTCAGGAGCAAACTCGATACGGCGCAAACGCACATCGACCACCTGGACGCCCAGCGGCTTGGCACGCGCCTCGACGGTCGTCAGCACCTCGTCCATGATTTTGTCGCGTTCGCTGGAAACCACATCTTTTACAGTGCGCACGTTGACCGAGGCGTTCAGGGCATCGCGGATCTGCGCTTGCAGACGTTCTTGCGCGGCACGGTCATTGGCACCGAAAGTAACGTAAAACAGGCGGGGATCGGAAATCCGCCATTTGACGAAGGAGTCAATCAGCAGGTTTTTCTTTTCGGCCGTTTGAATGCGCTCGGGATCGGTGCTTTCTATGGTTTGCAGGCGTTTGTCGAGCAACACCACGTTTTCAAACGGCGGCGGCAGCTTGAAATACAAACCTGGCTGGGTGATGGTTTCACGTACCTCGCCCAGGGCAAACAGCAAGGCGGAGTCGCGCTCGCGCACCACAAATACGCACGAAGAAAGAACGGCCAGGACGATCACCAGGCCAACCAGAGCGGGAAATAAACGTTGCATGATGGCCTCCTTAGCGTGAGAAACGATTGATCGACAAAGAATCCTGCAATGAAGCAGGCGGGTCTTTGCGCCGAACCGGCGAAGCCGCAGGTTTGGTCGTCGAGGGGGCCGGAGTGGTGGCGGCGGCCGCGGCCGCCGCTATGGGTGCATTGGCGTCGGTTTGCGCGCGCGACACCTGCTGCATGATTTTATCTAGCGGTAAATACAACATATTGTTACTCGACTGCGTATCGATCATGACCTTGCTGGCACGCTCCAGGATTTCTTGCATGGTCGACAGATACAGGCGTTCACGCAAGATTTCAGGAGCCTTGGCGTATTCGGCTTCAATACTGTTGAAGCGGGCCGTGTCGCCCAGGGCGTCGCCCACGACTTTGGCGCGATAACCTTCCGCTTCCTGAACCAGACGGGCCACCTGCCCCTGCGCTTCGGGCAAAACCTTGTTGGAATAGGCATTACCTTCGTTGATCTGGCGTTCCCGGTCCTGACCGGCTTTAACCGCGTCGTCGAAAGCCGCCTGTACCTGCTCGGGCGGTTGTACGTTCTGAATCGCCACCGTACTGATTTGTATGCCTGTTTTATAACGGTCGAGTATGCTCTGGGTGAGTTTTTGCACATCGGCCGCCACTTCGGTACGGCCCGAATACAAAATGAAATCCATGGGCTTTTTGCCCACGATTTCGCGCATGGCCGTTTCAGCAACCTGGCGCACGGATTCGTCGGGATGGCTGGTTTTGAACAAATAATCGGGCGCCCCATCGGACATCAGCCGATACTGCACGACAAACTGCACATCGACGATATTTTCGTCGTTGGTGAGCATAAGCGACTCAGGCAGAATCTTGTTGCGCGACGAGCCGCGAAAACCGACTTCAAACGTGCGCAATTGCGAAATATTGACCATTTGATGGTCTTCAATGGGATACGGCAAGCGCCACTGCAGACCCGGAGGCAGTGTGGCCTTGTACTTGCCGAATTTGGTTACCACGGCAACCTGGCCTTCCTGCACAATGAGAAAGCCGCTGGCAAGCCACAAGCCCAGAGCGATGATCAGGACGATGGCGATGACCTTGGGCGTGTTTTTGGGCATGGGCAGGAAACTGCCGTTGTTGCCGCCGCCGCTGCCGCCATTGGAGCTGCCGCCGCGTTTGGGTTTACGGCCGAACAGAGAACCAATGCGGTTATTGAAATCGCGCCAGACTTCGTCGAGATCGGGCGGCCCCTCGCCTTTGTTCGGACGGCGCGGTGGCTCGGAACCGTTATTATTGCCACGCCCCCAACCGGGGTCATTCAAATTAAATATTTTCGACATTAAACGCATTATTTCCCGCGATTTGATCTGACTCGACAATAGCCCCGCGCAAACCATCCAGGCCCGCACGCTTCAGGGCGCTCACAAAGACTCGCGCAATGGTACCATGTTCGTTACGCTCGACGCGGGGCTCATAACCCGCCTCGTCTATCTTGTTATACACCAAAATCCGCGGGGCCTCGTCCGCGCCGATGTCCGCAAGCACCTTGTCGACCTCGGCAATTTGTTCGTCACGCTGGTGGCTGGAGGCATCCACGACATGCAACAGCAGATCGGCCTGAATGGTTTCCTCGAGCGTAGCCCTGAACGCCGCAATAAGCGTGGGGGGCAAATCCCGGATAAAACCCACGGTATCCGAAATCACCACCTGCCCCGCCCCTTCGATCCAGATCCGACGCGTCGTGGTGTCGAGCGTGGCAAAAAGCTGGTCGGCCGCGTAGGCATCGGCACGCGTCAGGGCATTGAACAAAGTGGACTTGCCCGCGTTGGTGTAGCCTACCAGCGAAACCGACAATATGCCGCCGCGCGCCCGGGAACGCCGCTGGGTGGTGCGCTGCCGCTGCACCCGATCCAGGCGCTCGCGCAACAGGCGCACTTTGGCGCCTATCATGCGGCGGTCCATTTCTAGCTGGGCCTCGCCTGGCCCGCGCATGCCTATCCCGCCGCGTTGCCGTTCCAGGTGCGACCACATGCGGGTCAGGCGCGTGGAAAGATGCTGCAGCTGAGCCAGTTCAACCTGCAGCTTGCCTTCATGGCTTTTGGCACGCAAGGCAAAAATATCCAGGATCAGGGCAACCCGATCGACCACCCGGCGATTGAAGCCACGCTCGAGGTTGCGTTGCTGGGCCGGGGTCAGGGGCTGGTCGAACAGGATGATTTCCGCCTGCGTTTCGTCGGCAAGCAGAATTCCTTCTTCGAGCTTGCCCGAACCTATGAAATGCGCCGCGTCGGGGCGAGAACGGCGCGCAATCAGCGTTCCTGCAATCTCGGCTCCGGCGCCTTTGGCAAGCATGACGAATTCATCGGCATGCGCCTGGAAATCGGGACTGCCCAAATCAACGCTTACGATCAAAGCTTTCATGGAGACCTTATAAACGAAATGCCCGCCGGCGCATGGCACACGGCGGGCGTTTCATCAAGCGGATGAAAAGCTGATTACTCAGCGGGTTCGTCCACTTGGAAGCTGACTGGTCGGGCCGGTACAACAGTGGAAATCGCGTGCTTATAAACCATTTGAGTCACGGTATTACGCAACAGGACGACGTACTGATCGAACGATTCGACTTGTCCCTGCAATTTGATTCCGTTGACGAGATAAATTGATACGGGCACGTGATCCTTACGTAAAGCATTGAGGAATGGATCTTGTAGTGTTTGCCCTTTGTTGCTCATTGGCGAGGCTCCGATTGTGTTGTTATTTAAACTGACTTCTGAATGCATAACTTTACAGGGTTTTCCCGCAATACGCCATGCGAGGGGTCAGGCAAATTAATTTTTTTGTGTATCACATTAATGTTTATTCAAAATTTCAGACAAGGCATTACATAGACGCTCGCATTCGCCGGGAGTTCCCACCGAAATGCGCAAAAACTGCTCAATGCGCTCTTGCCTGAAATGACGCACCAGAATGTGGCGCTCACGCAGAGCCTGACTCAGGCTGAGCGCCGAATGGGCCGGATGGCGGGCAAACACGAAATTGGCCAGGGTCGGCAGCACGTCAAAACCCAGCACGGTCAAACGCGCCACAAGCTGTTCACGAGCGGCGATGACGGCCTGGCGAGTCTGCTCGAAATAGGCGGTATCCTGAATTGCGGCCAGCGCCCCCACCTGGGCCAGGCGGTCGAGCGGATAAGAATTGAAGCTATCCTTGATGCGCAGCAAACCATTGACGACCTGCTTCCCGGCCAACGCAAACCCCACCCGCAGGCCCGCCAGCGAGCGCGATTTGGAGAGGGTCTGGATCACGACCAGATTGTCGTAGCGAGCCAGCAGCGGAATC
This genomic window contains:
- a CDS encoding adenylosuccinate synthase; protein product: MSKNIVVIGTQWGDEGKGKIVDWLAESAQGVVRFQGGHNAGHTLWINGKKTILRLIPSGIMHPNLTCYIGNGVVLSPEALLKEIAELEEAGLDVRSRLQISPACPLILPYHIAVDQAREVHKGAGKIGTTGRGIGPAYEDKVARRALRVQDLYDPAVFDDKLAEALDYHNFVLTQYLGAKAVSADEVREQAMSLAPAIQPMVADVSGNLHIAQRSGHNLLFEGAQGSLLDIDHGTYPFVTSSNCVSGAAAAGAGVGPQSLHYVLGIAKAYTTRVGSGPFPSELLDETGAHLATVGKEFGSVTGRPRRCGWFDGAAMKRSVMINGISGLCITKLDVLDGLEHIKIGVGYRYRGEFLDLLPYGAHAVAEAEPVLEEMAGWSESTVGITEYDKLPINARRYLERISDVCEVPIDMVSTGPDRLETIVLRHPFKG
- a CDS encoding ATP phosphoribosyltransferase regulatory subunit, encoding MSNWLLPESLADILPAEARRIEELRRDLLDLYRTYGFELVAPPLVEYIDSLLTGTGGDLNLRTCKLVDQLSGRTLGVRADMTPQVSRIDAHLLNREGVTRLCYCGSVLHARPAGLLSDRELLQIGAELFGHAGVEADIEIIQLAFESVRRAGVDNARLDLSHPGVAHAIIDADPALAGSADEIFALLSIKDVPGLVELSKRLPDMQDASLQALLVLPSLYGGVEVLARAKSALPGLPAVHAALANLETLVHAMPKYEFGIDLADLGSGYGYHSGVVFSIYAEGWHDALVKGGRYDGIGRAFGRARPATGFSLDLRKLSSGLEAPAVAKAVRAPWGTDPLLVDALRALREAGEIVVQALPGQSQRLDEFIVDRELVLENGAWKVRAI
- the hflC gene encoding protease modulator HflC, which codes for MQRLFPALVGLVIVLAVLSSCVFVVRERDSALLFALGEVRETITQPGLYFKLPPPFENVVLLDKRLQTIESTDPERIQTAEKKNLLIDSFVKWRISDPRLFYVTFGANDRAAQERLQAQIRDALNASVNVRTVKDVVSSERDKIMDEVLTTVEARAKPLGVQVVDVRLRRIEFAPEISESVYRRMEAERKQEANRLRATGAADSEKIRAQADREREEILAKAYAQAQGIKGEGDAKANSIYSEAYGKNPKFFSFYKSLEAYRAAFSKPGDMLVLSPKSDFFKYWNSASGVKPATP
- the hflK gene encoding FtsH protease activity modulator HflK, which encodes MRLMSKIFNLNDPGWGRGNNNGSEPPRRPNKGEGPPDLDEVWRDFNNRIGSLFGRKPKRGGSSNGGSGGGNNGSFLPMPKNTPKVIAIVLIIALGLWLASGFLIVQEGQVAVVTKFGKYKATLPPGLQWRLPYPIEDHQMVNISQLRTFEVGFRGSSRNKILPESLMLTNDENIVDVQFVVQYRLMSDGAPDYLFKTSHPDESVRQVAETAMREIVGKKPMDFILYSGRTEVAADVQKLTQSILDRYKTGIQISTVAIQNVQPPEQVQAAFDDAVKAGQDRERQINEGNAYSNKVLPEAQGQVARLVQEAEGYRAKVVGDALGDTARFNSIEAEYAKAPEILRERLYLSTMQEILERASKVMIDTQSSNNMLYLPLDKIMQQVSRAQTDANAPIAAAAAAATTPAPSTTKPAASPVRRKDPPASLQDSLSINRFSR
- the hflX gene encoding GTPase HflX, with amino-acid sequence MKALIVSVDLGSPDFQAHADEFVMLAKGAGAEIAGTLIARRSRPDAAHFIGSGKLEEGILLADETQAEIILFDQPLTPAQQRNLERGFNRRVVDRVALILDIFALRAKSHEGKLQVELAQLQHLSTRLTRMWSHLERQRGGIGMRGPGEAQLEMDRRMIGAKVRLLRERLDRVQRQRTTQRRSRARGGILSVSLVGYTNAGKSTLFNALTRADAYAADQLFATLDTTTRRIWIEGAGQVVISDTVGFIRDLPPTLIAAFRATLEETIQADLLLHVVDASSHQRDEQIAEVDKVLADIGADEAPRILVYNKIDEAGYEPRVERNEHGTIARVFVSALKRAGLDGLRGAIVESDQIAGNNAFNVENI
- the hfq gene encoding RNA chaperone Hfq, which codes for MSNKGQTLQDPFLNALRKDHVPVSIYLVNGIKLQGQVESFDQYVVLLRNTVTQMVYKHAISTVVPARPVSFQVDEPAE